In Marinobacter salinisoli, the DNA window ACTTTGATTTCATGAAATCTCAGCACGTTCTGGATGATCCGCCGTTCATCTTCGTCGAGCGCCTGCTGGTCCCGACCGATTTCCGCCAGGGCACTGATTTCACCGCGGATGTCCGTTTCCGGCTCTCCAGAGCCGATTCGCCGGGTAACCTGCTTGGACAGCCAGATAAACGGCAACAGCGCCTTGATCATAAACCCGAGAACGCCGGGCAGATGCGGTGCCAGCCCCCGCCAATACTTGGCGCCGATGGTCTTCGGAATAATCTCAGAGAAAATCAGGATGGCCAGGGTCATCGCCGCCGAGGCCGCACCCAGCCAGGCTTCACCAAACACCACGGCCACCTGGGCGCCAACCCCGGTTGCCCCCACCGTGTGAGCCACGGTGTTGAGTGTAAGGATTGCCGACAGCGGGTCTTCGACGTCGTCCTTCAGCTTGCGCATCCGGGCGAACTGTTCCGGGTCGTCCTTTTTCAGCGACGCCACGTAGCTGGGCGTCACTGATAGCAGGGCTGCCTCCAGAATGGAGCAGAGGAACGAGAACCCGATTGAGAGAATCGCAAACGCAATCAGTAAGGTCATAGGTTCACAGCAACTTCGGTTCCCTGGCGGATAGCCCGTTTCGCATCCAGTTCCTCGGCGACGTCAGCGCCACCGATCAGATGCGCCTTGACGCCCGAAGACTCCAGTTGATCGAAAAGTTCCCGATACGGCTCCTGGCCGGCGCAAATCACCACGTTATCTACGTCCAGTATCCGGGTGTCGGTTTCCTGACCATCCTTGTTCACCAGAGTGATGTGGAGGCCCTCATCGTCGATGCGGTCGTAGCGGCAGCCCCGCAGCATTTCCACATCGCGGTGTTTCAGGCTGTTGCGGTGCACCCAACCCGAGGTTTTACCCAGTCCGGCACCCACTTTCCCGCCCTTGCGCTGCATCAGGTAAATCTTGCGCGGTGATTCCGTGGGTTGACGTTCCGCCAGGCCACCGGGACCCTCGTAATCGGGCGCCACACCCCATTCCGCCTGCCAGGCGGCCACACTGATCTGCTCGCCTTCGGGCTGATGACTGAAATCATGGGTCAGAAATTCACTGACGTCGAAGCCGATACCGCCGGCACCGATCACGGCGACGGATTTGCCCACCGGTTTGTTATGGCGCAGAACGTCCAGATAACCAAGGACTTTCGGATGATCGATGCCCTCAATCGCCGGGGTCCGGGGCTTAACGCCGGTGGCGACAATAACGTCGTCAAAACCGGCAGCGGTCAGGCTGTCGGCGTCCACCCGGGTGTTCAGTTTCAGGTCGATGTCCAGAAGCTCGATCTGGCGCTGGAAATAGCGCAGGGTCTCATAGAACTCTTCCTTGCCCGGAATCCGCTTGGCGTAGTTGAACTGCCCGCCAATGCGATCGTCCGCCTCGAACAGAGTGACCTTGTGCCCTCGCTTGGCGGCAGTGGTGGCGGCGGCAAGCCCCGCCGGCCCGGCGCCGACCACAGCCACCTTTCGGGTGACCGGTGCAACGGTCAGCACCAACTCGGTTTCGTGACAGGCCCGGGGGTTCACCAGGCAAGAGGCCCGCTTGGCCTGGAACGCGTGGTCCAGACACGCCTGGTTACACGCGATGCAGGTATTGATCTCGTCGGCGCGCCCCTGCTCGGCCTTGCGGACAAATTCGCTGTCGGCCAGCAACGGACGGGCCATGGACACCATGTCTGCCTTGCCCGCAGCCAGAATTTCCTCGCCTTTTTCCGGCGTGTTGATCCGGTTGGTTGTGCACACCGGGATCGCCACTTCGCCATAGAACTTGGCCGTCACATCCGCGAATCCGCCCCGGGGCACGGAAGTGACAATGGTGGGTACCCGGGCTTCGTGCCAGCCAATGCCGGTGTTGATAATGGTCGCACCGGCCTGCTCAATGGCCTTGCCGAGAGTCACGATCTGATCCCAGGTCTGGCCACCTTCCACCAGATCCAGCATGGACAAGCGGTAGATGATGATGAACTCGGGGCCAACCGCTTCCCGGATACGACGAACGATTTCCACCGGCAGGCGCATCCGGTTTTCGTACGGGCCGCCCCACTTGTCGGTCCGCTTGTTGGTTCGCTCACACAGGAACTGGTTGATGAAGTAGCCCTCGGAGCCCATCACCTCGACACCGTCGTAGCCGGCAAATTTGGCCAACTCGGCGGCGCGGACAAAGTCCTTGATCTGGCTCTCGACTCCGCGGGCTGACAGCGCCCGGGCCTTGAACGGGGTGATGGGCGCCTTGGTGGCCGACGCCGACACGGTGAACGGATGATAGCCATAGCGACCGGCATGCAGCAGCTGCAAACAGATTTTTCCGCCGGCTTCGTGCACAGCGCCGGTGACATGTCGGTGTAACAGAGCCGTTCCCTTGTTGTTCATGGTAGAGGCGAGGGGCGCCAGCTGGCCCGCCATGTTGGGCGAGTAGCCGCCGGTCACCATGAGACCTACACCGCCCTCGGCGCGCTCGGCAAAGTAGCGGGCGAACTTGTGGATATTCCAGAACCGGTCTTCCAATCCGGTATGCATGGAGCCCATGAGCACACGGTTGCTCAGTTCGGTAAACCCAAGGTCAAGAGGTTTCAGTAAATGTGGGTAGGTTGAACTCATGATGTTGCCTCACGAAAAATTTATACCGAGTATACACTTGGTGAATGGCAAGTTGACTTGACCAGCACGACGGGCCACGTATCATCGTCAATCAAGTTTCACGAACGGAGCAACCATGACCTCAAGGTCTTCTGGCTGCAAGAACTCCACTCGCACGCCGATTACCGCAGACATCGCGCGGCACAGGGGTCGATTACCGTACTTCCCTGACCCTCCCGCCCAGGCCTGACTGCTTCTCATTCCTCTCATCGGTTCAACTAAGCTTTGACAGGTGACAGGAATGCCGGAGACAAGACACGAATAAATAGTTGTCTCTACGACTAACAAGGATCCGATAAGAGGTTGCGATGTCGCTACCGCTGGTTGTTTTACTGCCATTCCTGGGCGCCATAGCCGCGCCCCTGTTTGCCCAGGGAGGACGCACGGCCATTGCCATTGCGTCTTCCGTTCCTGCGCTGATCGCACTTGCCGCATTATTCCCCCATTGGCAGACCTTGGCCGATGGCGGTGTCGTGCTGTACCACGCCGACTGGCTCCCGACGCTGGGCCTGGCCTTCAGCTTCCGCCTTGATGGCCTGTCGCTGCTGTTTGCCCTGCTGATTCTGGTTATCGGGTTGCTGATCATCCTGTATGCCCGCTACTACCTGAAGCCCTACGAAAACGCCGGCAAGTTTTACGCGCTGCTGCTGTGCTTCAAGGGTTCCATGCTGGGTATCGTACTCTCCAGCAACCTGCTGCTGATGATGATTTTCTGGGAGCTGACCAGTCTCACCTCGTTCCTGCTCATCAGTTTCTGGAACTACAAACAGGATGCTCGCCGGGGTGCCCGTATGGCCCTCGCTATCACCGGTGGCGGTGGCCTGGCATTGCTGGCCGGCGTCCTGATCATCGGTAACATTGTCGGCAGTTTTGAACTCGATCAGGTGCTGGCCGCAGGCGACCAGATCAAGGCACACGACCTTTACCCGGTGGCACTGACTCTGATCCTGCTGGGGGCATTCACCAAGTCGGCTCAGTTCCCGTTCCACTTCTGGCTGCCCCATGCCATGCAGGCTCCGACGCCTGTATCGGCCTACCTGCACTCGGCCACCATGGTAAAAGCAGGCATCTTCCT includes these proteins:
- a CDS encoding NADPH-dependent 2,4-dienoyl-CoA reductase, giving the protein MSSTYPHLLKPLDLGFTELSNRVLMGSMHTGLEDRFWNIHKFARYFAERAEGGVGLMVTGGYSPNMAGQLAPLASTMNNKGTALLHRHVTGAVHEAGGKICLQLLHAGRYGYHPFTVSASATKAPITPFKARALSARGVESQIKDFVRAAELAKFAGYDGVEVMGSEGYFINQFLCERTNKRTDKWGGPYENRMRLPVEIVRRIREAVGPEFIIIYRLSMLDLVEGGQTWDQIVTLGKAIEQAGATIINTGIGWHEARVPTIVTSVPRGGFADVTAKFYGEVAIPVCTTNRINTPEKGEEILAAGKADMVSMARPLLADSEFVRKAEQGRADEINTCIACNQACLDHAFQAKRASCLVNPRACHETELVLTVAPVTRKVAVVGAGPAGLAAATTAAKRGHKVTLFEADDRIGGQFNYAKRIPGKEEFYETLRYFQRQIELLDIDLKLNTRVDADSLTAAGFDDVIVATGVKPRTPAIEGIDHPKVLGYLDVLRHNKPVGKSVAVIGAGGIGFDVSEFLTHDFSHQPEGEQISVAAWQAEWGVAPDYEGPGGLAERQPTESPRKIYLMQRKGGKVGAGLGKTSGWVHRNSLKHRDVEMLRGCRYDRIDDEGLHITLVNKDGQETDTRILDVDNVVICAGQEPYRELFDQLESSGVKAHLIGGADVAEELDAKRAIRQGTEVAVNL
- a CDS encoding CNNM domain-containing protein codes for the protein MTLLIAFAILSIGFSFLCSILEAALLSVTPSYVASLKKDDPEQFARMRKLKDDVEDPLSAILTLNTVAHTVGATGVGAQVAVVFGEAWLGAASAAMTLAILIFSEIIPKTIGAKYWRGLAPHLPGVLGFMIKALLPFIWLSKQVTRRIGSGEPETDIRGEISALAEIGRDQQALDEDERRIIQNVLRFHEIKVDAVMTPRTVCKFIEPGTTVDEFREKVRNSPFSRYPVIDKEGEALGYLHRADLLNLDSDADLLDHMRQIKQVKGNTNIEFLFSDMLRERQHLAVVYDQLGTWLGIVTLEDILETLLGTEIMDETDNVSNLRRYAKQRWSRRLRKSLAPGNGEGKG